In one window of Bizionia sp. M204 DNA:
- a CDS encoding tetratricopeptide repeat protein: protein MRNPILVALAILVSTVSFAQKKELRTAEKAIKNKNYAEAKTALNQAESMMSGMDDKQKSQYHLLVAEALYAQGTANNSDLNKAIESLILVGKDYESESMELTTTIENELLTKANSMYTANNFAEAETKFEQLYRVVPSDTTYLYYAAVSAVSGQDYETALNHYLELNKLGYTGVTKEYFAINKETGEEEVFSKKNLDLYMKTGEYIKPGERVSESKANEITKNIAFIYVNLGKTEEALKAIKLARDQNPTDVNIILTEANLQYKLGNKDEYKLLIEKAIDLDPTNVDLFYNLGVLSAEAGYNDKAKEYYDKVIEMDPTYTNAHTNIAALILGEEQGLIEEMNGLGTSAADNKRYDELKAERKELYKTAIPYLEAVLEVDSENLEVSKTLMNIYSAIAETEKYKKMKAKVEALGG from the coding sequence ATGAGAAACCCAATTTTAGTTGCATTGGCAATTCTAGTAAGTACTGTTTCTTTTGCTCAAAAAAAAGAGTTACGTACAGCTGAAAAAGCAATAAAAAATAAAAATTATGCTGAAGCCAAAACAGCATTGAACCAGGCAGAATCTATGATGTCTGGAATGGATGATAAGCAAAAATCCCAATATCATTTATTAGTAGCTGAAGCATTGTATGCTCAAGGTACAGCAAATAATTCCGACTTAAACAAAGCTATTGAAAGTTTAATTTTGGTAGGAAAGGATTACGAATCCGAATCAATGGAATTAACAACTACTATAGAAAACGAGCTTTTAACTAAAGCCAATAGTATGTACACAGCTAACAATTTTGCTGAAGCTGAAACAAAATTCGAACAATTATACCGTGTAGTACCAAGTGATACAACGTATCTTTATTATGCAGCTGTTAGTGCCGTAAGTGGTCAGGATTATGAAACGGCTTTAAACCATTATTTAGAACTAAATAAACTTGGATACACAGGTGTTACCAAGGAGTATTTTGCAATTAATAAGGAAACTGGTGAAGAAGAAGTCTTTTCCAAAAAAAATCTGGACTTGTATATGAAGACTGGTGAATACATTAAACCAGGTGAACGCGTTTCAGAATCGAAAGCAAATGAAATCACAAAAAATATTGCCTTTATTTATGTTAATTTAGGGAAAACCGAAGAAGCTTTAAAGGCTATAAAATTGGCGCGTGATCAAAACCCGACAGATGTTAATATTATTTTAACAGAAGCTAACTTACAATACAAATTGGGTAATAAGGACGAATATAAGTTGCTAATTGAAAAGGCAATTGATTTAGATCCAACTAATGTAGATTTGTTTTACAATTTAGGTGTTCTTTCGGCTGAAGCTGGGTATAATGACAAAGCTAAAGAATATTATGACAAGGTTATTGAAATGGATCCTACGTATACAAATGCACATACCAATATTGCAGCTTTAATACTAGGTGAGGAGCAAGGTCTTATTGAAGAAATGAATGGTTTAGGAACATCCGCTGCTGATAACAAACGTTATGATGAACTAAAGGCGGAACGTAAAGAGCTTTATAAAACAGCTATTCCTTATTTAGAAGCTGTTTTAGAAGTAGATTCAGAAAATTTAGAGGTTTCTAAAACACTAATGAATATTTATAGTGCCATTGCGGAAACTGAAAAGTACAAGAAAATGAAAGCTAAAGTTGAAGCTTTAGGAGGATAA
- a CDS encoding C40 family peptidase, whose product MQYGICHLSIVPLRLEPSDTSELVSQVLYGDYFKVLEKRKSWSRIRLGFDTYEGWIDNKQYLEITEDNYNTLHDEAPILSTDLVEFIEDSENQLYPIPLGSSLNGLDLLQHTHDGNAVSEIATKAHILKTAFSYLNAPYLWGGKTPFGIDCSGFTQMVYKLNGYKLFRDASQQATQGEALSFIEESDPGDLAFFDNDEGQIVHVGIIMPDNFIIHAHGKVRIDRLDHSGIYNVDTRMHTHKLRVIKRIVEG is encoded by the coding sequence ATGCAATACGGAATTTGTCATTTAAGCATTGTTCCATTACGATTGGAACCTAGTGATACAAGTGAACTTGTGTCCCAAGTATTGTATGGTGATTATTTTAAAGTGCTTGAAAAACGGAAGTCTTGGAGTAGAATCCGATTGGGTTTTGATACCTATGAAGGTTGGATTGATAACAAGCAGTACCTTGAAATTACAGAAGACAATTATAATACATTGCATGACGAAGCGCCTATTCTTTCAACGGATTTAGTTGAATTTATTGAAGACAGCGAAAATCAATTATATCCTATTCCGTTGGGCTCAAGTTTAAACGGATTGGATTTATTACAACATACACATGATGGGAATGCGGTTAGTGAAATAGCTACTAAAGCGCATATTTTAAAAACCGCATTTTCATATTTAAACGCTCCTTATCTTTGGGGTGGAAAAACACCCTTTGGTATAGATTGTTCAGGGTTTACCCAAATGGTTTATAAATTGAATGGTTATAAATTATTCCGCGATGCCTCACAACAAGCCACACAAGGCGAGGCGTTGAGTTTTATTGAAGAAAGCGATCCAGGCGATTTAGCATTTTTTGATAATGACGAAGGACAGATAGTCCATGTTGGTATTATTATGCCGGATAATTTTATTATTCATGCACATGGTAAAGTCCGCATTGATAGATTAGATCATTCCGGAATTTATAATGTAGATACACGCATGCATACTCATAAATTACGCGTTATTAAGCGGATTGTGGAGGGGTAA
- a CDS encoding acetyl-CoA C-acyltransferase — protein sequence MSKEVVIVSAARTPIGSFLGSLSTVPAPRLGAVAIKGALEKINLKPELVQEVIMGHVVQAGAGQAPARQAAIYAGIPNTVPCTTVNKVCASGMKAVMQAAQAIALGDADVVVAGGMENMSLIPHYLHARTGTKFGPAKMEDGMQRDGLVDAYDQNAMGVCADACATEYKFSREDQDAYAIQSYKRSAAAWEAGKFDNEVVPVEVPQRRGDALVVDTDEEFTNVKLEKIPALRPAFTKDGTVTAANASTINDGAGAMVLMSREKADELGLKVLATIKSFADAAHEPEWFTTAPAKALPKALDKAGINIKDVDFFEFNEAFSVVGLANMKILGLNDANVNVNGGAVSLGHPLGCSGVRILITLLNVLEQNNAKIGAAAICNGGGGASAVVIERN from the coding sequence ATGAGTAAAGAAGTCGTCATTGTATCAGCAGCCAGAACACCAATTGGTAGTTTTTTAGGATCCCTTTCAACTGTTCCTGCACCACGTTTGGGTGCTGTAGCTATTAAAGGTGCTTTGGAAAAAATTAATTTAAAGCCAGAATTAGTTCAAGAGGTTATTATGGGTCATGTTGTTCAAGCCGGCGCCGGACAAGCGCCTGCAAGACAAGCGGCAATTTACGCAGGAATTCCAAACACGGTTCCATGTACCACAGTAAATAAAGTGTGTGCATCTGGAATGAAAGCGGTTATGCAAGCAGCACAAGCTATTGCTTTAGGTGATGCCGACGTTGTGGTTGCTGGTGGAATGGAAAATATGAGTTTAATTCCGCATTATCTGCATGCTAGAACAGGTACTAAATTTGGTCCTGCTAAAATGGAAGACGGGATGCAACGTGATGGATTAGTTGATGCCTACGACCAAAACGCCATGGGTGTTTGTGCCGACGCTTGTGCTACTGAATATAAATTTTCTCGTGAAGATCAGGATGCCTATGCTATTCAATCGTATAAACGATCGGCTGCAGCTTGGGAAGCCGGGAAATTTGATAATGAAGTGGTTCCAGTTGAAGTTCCACAAAGACGTGGTGATGCATTAGTTGTGGATACAGATGAAGAGTTCACCAATGTAAAATTAGAAAAAATACCAGCTTTACGTCCTGCTTTTACCAAAGATGGAACTGTTACAGCTGCCAATGCCTCAACTATAAATGATGGTGCGGGTGCTATGGTTTTAATGAGTCGCGAGAAAGCAGACGAATTAGGATTGAAAGTTCTAGCAACCATAAAAAGCTTTGCCGATGCTGCTCATGAGCCAGAATGGTTTACAACAGCGCCTGCTAAAGCCTTACCTAAAGCGTTAGATAAAGCTGGAATTAATATCAAAGATGTTGATTTCTTTGAATTTAATGAAGCATTTTCGGTTGTTGGTTTAGCCAATATGAAAATACTAGGCTTAAACGATGCCAATGTAAACGTGAATGGTGGAGCTGTTTCTTTAGGACATCCATTAGGGTGTTCAGGTGTTCGTATTTTAATTACATTATTAAATGTTTTAGAACAAAACAATGCAAAAATTGGTGCAGCCGCTATTTGTAATGGTGGAGGTGGTGCTTCGGCAGTTGTTATCGAAAGAAACTAA
- the gyrA gene encoding DNA gyrase subunit A, with amino-acid sequence MAEGEKLIPINIEDEMKSAYIDYSMSVIVSRALPDVRDGLKPVHRRVLFGMHELGVRATGAHKKSARIVGEVLGKYHPHGDTSVYDAMVRMAQEWSLRYMLVDGQGNFGSVDGDSPAAMRYTEARMRKISEDMLADIDKETVDHKLNFDDTLHEPTVLPTRIPGLLVNGASGIAVGMATNMPPHNLSEVVDGITAYIENTDIEVDELITHIKAPDFPTGGTIYGYDGVIEAFKTGRGRIVMRGKARIEEVQGRESIIVTEIPYQVNKADMIKKTADLINEKKMDGIASIRDESDRNGMRIVYVLKRDAIPNIVLNTLYKYTALQSSFSVNNIALVNGRPQLLNLKDMIHHFVEHRHDVVVRRTTYELRKAEERAHILEGLIIASDNIDEVIALIRASSNADEAREKLIERFKLSEIQAKAIVEMRLRQLTGLEQDKLRSEYDELMITIADLKDILEKKERRMEIIKDELLVVKDKYGDERRSVIEYAGGDLSIEDMIPDEQVVITISHAGYIKRTSLTEYKTQNRGGVGQKASTTRNEDFLEHLFVGTNHQYMLFFTQKGKCFWMRVYEIPEGSKTSKGRAIQNLINIEQDDKVKAFICTQDLKDEDYINSHYVIMATKKGQVKKTALEQYSRPRTNGINAITIKEDDELLEAKLTTGNSQVMLALKSGKAIRFEEAKTRPMGRNASGVRGIRLQDENTDEVIGMIAIENPQEESVLVVSEKGYGKRTYIDDPEDGEAVYRITNRGGKGVKTISITEKTGHLVAIKSVTDEEDLMIINKSGIAIRMAVANLRVMGRATQGVRLINLKGSDSIAAVAKVMKEEEDENEALLDEDGNIIETEQDTDNGTTFDTDENELNNNN; translated from the coding sequence ATGGCAGAAGGAGAAAAATTGATCCCAATTAACATTGAAGATGAAATGAAATCGGCTTACATTGATTATTCAATGTCAGTCATTGTGTCACGTGCTTTACCTGATGTAAGAGATGGTTTAAAACCGGTACATAGACGTGTGCTTTTTGGTATGCACGAACTAGGTGTTAGAGCAACTGGAGCACATAAAAAGTCAGCAAGAATTGTTGGGGAAGTACTAGGTAAGTATCATCCACATGGTGATACATCTGTTTATGATGCTATGGTTCGTATGGCTCAAGAATGGAGTTTACGTTATATGTTAGTGGATGGCCAAGGTAACTTTGGATCTGTTGATGGTGATAGTCCTGCAGCAATGCGTTATACGGAAGCTCGTATGCGTAAAATATCGGAAGATATGCTGGCAGATATAGATAAAGAAACCGTAGATCATAAATTAAACTTTGATGATACCTTACACGAACCAACCGTACTTCCAACACGAATTCCTGGTTTATTAGTTAATGGTGCATCAGGTATTGCCGTTGGTATGGCTACTAATATGCCGCCTCATAACTTAAGTGAAGTGGTGGATGGTATAACAGCTTATATTGAAAATACCGATATTGAAGTTGATGAGTTAATTACACATATTAAAGCACCAGATTTCCCAACTGGAGGAACAATTTATGGTTATGATGGTGTTATTGAAGCGTTCAAAACAGGTCGTGGTCGTATAGTCATGCGTGGAAAAGCACGTATTGAAGAAGTACAAGGTCGTGAATCTATTATTGTTACCGAAATTCCGTACCAAGTGAATAAGGCTGACATGATTAAAAAAACAGCCGATTTAATAAACGAAAAGAAAATGGATGGTATTGCGTCTATTCGCGATGAATCCGATAGAAACGGTATGCGAATTGTTTACGTTTTAAAGCGTGATGCTATTCCTAATATTGTATTAAATACCTTATATAAATACACGGCTTTACAGTCGTCATTTAGTGTTAACAACATTGCTTTAGTCAATGGTCGTCCACAATTATTGAATCTGAAAGACATGATTCACCATTTTGTGGAACACAGACATGATGTGGTTGTACGAAGAACTACTTACGAATTGCGTAAAGCAGAAGAGCGTGCTCACATACTTGAAGGTTTAATTATTGCTTCAGATAATATTGACGAAGTAATTGCGCTTATTCGTGCGTCATCAAATGCGGATGAAGCGCGTGAGAAGTTAATTGAACGTTTTAAACTATCCGAAATTCAGGCCAAAGCCATTGTAGAAATGCGCTTACGTCAGTTAACAGGACTAGAACAAGATAAATTGCGTTCGGAATACGACGAGTTAATGATTACCATTGCTGATTTAAAAGATATTCTTGAGAAAAAAGAACGTCGTATGGAAATCATTAAAGACGAATTATTAGTTGTAAAAGATAAGTATGGTGATGAGCGTCGTTCGGTTATTGAATATGCTGGAGGCGATTTAAGTATTGAAGATATGATTCCAGACGAGCAGGTGGTTATTACCATTTCGCATGCTGGTTATATTAAGCGTACCTCACTTACAGAATATAAAACACAAAATAGAGGAGGTGTAGGACAAAAGGCATCTACTACAAGAAATGAAGACTTTTTAGAGCATCTATTCGTAGGAACTAATCACCAATACATGTTATTCTTCACCCAAAAAGGGAAGTGTTTCTGGATGCGTGTTTATGAAATTCCGGAAGGAAGTAAAACATCTAAAGGTCGCGCTATTCAAAACCTGATTAATATTGAGCAGGATGATAAAGTAAAAGCTTTTATCTGTACGCAAGACTTAAAAGATGAAGACTACATCAATAGCCATTATGTCATTATGGCAACCAAAAAAGGTCAAGTTAAAAAAACGGCTCTAGAGCAATACTCACGTCCACGAACTAATGGTATTAATGCCATTACAATTAAAGAGGATGATGAATTACTAGAAGCCAAATTAACTACTGGAAACAGTCAAGTTATGTTGGCCTTAAAATCTGGTAAAGCTATTCGTTTTGAAGAAGCCAAAACTCGACCAATGGGTAGAAATGCGTCTGGTGTAAGAGGTATTCGCTTACAAGACGAGAATACCGATGAAGTTATAGGTATGATTGCTATTGAAAATCCGCAAGAAGAATCCGTATTAGTTGTTTCTGAAAAAGGATATGGAAAACGTACTTATATTGATGATCCAGAAGATGGTGAAGCTGTTTACAGAATAACGAACAGAGGTGGAAAAGGAGTTAAAACTATTTCTATAACTGAAAAAACTGGTCATTTGGTGGCTATAAAATCGGTGACAGATGAAGAGGATTTAATGATTATTAACAAATCTGGTATTGCCATTCGTATGGCTGTTGCTAATTTACGAGTTATGGGTCGAGCTACACAAGGTGTAAGACTTATAAACTTAAAAGGAAGTGACTCTATTGCGGCTGTTGCAAAAGTAATGAAGGAAGAAGAAGATGAAAACGAAGCCTTGCTAGATGAAGATGGTAACATTATTGAAACTGAACAAGATACTGATAATGGCACAACTTTTGATACGGATGAAAACGAATTAAATAACAATAATTAA
- a CDS encoding HDIG domain-containing metalloprotein: MANLAEAAANEIGANAMLVRVGALYHDIGKMKNPTYFTENQSTGINPHDELSPSESAQIIINHVIDGIEIARKNNLPDRVIDFIRTHHGTSLVYYFYMKEKEVNELIEIEDFMYPGPKPFSKETAILMMCDSVEAASKSLKEPTSTKIDDFVESILNKQMNDDQFLNANITFKEIQSIKKILKQKLTNIYHLRIEYPE; this comes from the coding sequence GTGGCCAATTTAGCTGAAGCTGCTGCTAACGAAATTGGAGCCAATGCTATGTTGGTTCGCGTTGGCGCCTTGTATCACGATATTGGGAAAATGAAAAACCCAACGTATTTTACGGAAAACCAATCTACAGGAATTAATCCGCATGATGAATTATCACCAAGCGAAAGTGCTCAAATTATTATCAATCACGTAATTGATGGAATTGAAATAGCCCGAAAAAATAATCTTCCGGATCGTGTTATCGATTTTATTAGAACCCATCATGGAACGAGTTTGGTATATTATTTCTATATGAAAGAAAAGGAAGTCAACGAGCTCATAGAAATAGAAGATTTCATGTATCCAGGTCCAAAACCTTTCAGTAAAGAAACGGCTATTTTAATGATGTGTGATAGTGTAGAAGCGGCTTCCAAGAGTTTAAAAGAACCTACGTCCACAAAAATTGACGATTTTGTAGAAAGCATTTTAAACAAACAAATGAATGATGATCAGTTTTTAAATGCCAATATTACCTTTAAAGAAATTCAATCTATTAAAAAGATATTGAAACAAAAGCTGACCAACATTTACCACTTACGTATAGAGTATCCTGAATAG